A genomic stretch from Caballeronia sp. LZ062 includes:
- a CDS encoding EAL domain-containing protein: protein MSKDQCNGVAASRLESDDAFTSRGVRSDDAHCEQPVEEALKPSADSVSVNEALMEFLYRAPIGLLQISATGVIEMINPMSARLLMPLSPDGNLVNLFDVLEAVAPQFRRMVQQYTAPAGPVCDAVRITVPRAFKRNASSQVLSVSLLKLDENHLMAMVSDVTLESQREQSVLDKKLGEAARLDKLTMMPNRTSICEFIENNSLHRDADRRPHFGVLFINCDRFKQINDSLGHSAGDEVLAEVANRLMTTMRLPDAQNRQHDSGLLAGRLGGDEFVVVIGEPRSESDVHSLADRLLAVLSEPYRIADQHLHLSVSIGIVHSTTSSAHPDAILQDASIAMVEAKRRGGARYVSFEPSMHERAARRAQMENDLRRAIVNQELFVVYQPVVMLASTVDRSSFPPHAAAVEALVRWRHPVRGVVPPVEFIGVAEECGLIGALGEFVLDTACRQFVAWKRELGRLAPRLLAVNLSRAQLNEEGFVAYVSRTLRESGMAPAELQLEVTESLAAQDESVQATLRQLQLLGLTLALDDFGTGYSSLSSLHQLPVATVKIDRSFVSQAEQSAHHRVLIEATVRVAASLDMNTVAEGVETEAQASVVRSLGCEKGQGYFFSKPLVSEDLVEWLKSNDA from the coding sequence ATGAGTAAAGATCAATGCAACGGCGTGGCCGCATCACGCCTCGAATCCGACGATGCCTTCACATCGCGTGGCGTGAGAAGCGACGATGCTCATTGCGAGCAACCCGTGGAGGAGGCTCTTAAGCCTTCAGCCGACTCCGTTTCCGTGAACGAAGCGTTGATGGAGTTTCTGTATCGGGCGCCGATAGGGCTTCTACAGATTTCCGCGACCGGGGTGATCGAGATGATCAACCCGATGTCGGCGCGATTGCTGATGCCACTGTCGCCGGATGGAAACCTCGTCAACCTGTTCGACGTGCTGGAGGCGGTAGCGCCGCAATTCCGGCGCATGGTCCAGCAATACACGGCGCCTGCTGGTCCTGTCTGCGACGCAGTACGCATCACGGTTCCACGCGCTTTCAAGCGCAACGCTTCCTCGCAGGTCCTGTCGGTCAGTTTGCTCAAGCTCGACGAAAACCACCTGATGGCAATGGTGAGCGATGTAACGCTTGAGTCGCAGCGCGAGCAGTCTGTTCTGGACAAAAAGCTCGGCGAGGCGGCACGCCTGGACAAGCTGACCATGATGCCGAACCGCACCTCGATATGTGAGTTCATCGAGAACAATTCCTTGCATCGGGATGCAGACCGGCGCCCTCATTTCGGCGTCCTCTTCATCAATTGTGATCGCTTCAAGCAGATCAACGACTCTCTCGGTCACTCCGCGGGCGACGAAGTCCTGGCGGAAGTCGCAAATCGATTGATGACGACGATGCGTCTACCTGATGCGCAGAATCGCCAACATGACAGCGGCCTGCTCGCGGGTCGGCTCGGGGGCGACGAGTTCGTCGTGGTGATCGGCGAGCCACGATCCGAGTCGGACGTTCACTCGCTTGCGGATCGGCTACTGGCTGTGCTGAGTGAGCCGTACCGCATTGCCGATCAACACTTGCACCTGAGCGTCAGCATCGGGATCGTCCACTCGACTACCTCGAGCGCGCACCCCGACGCAATCCTTCAGGACGCCAGTATCGCAATGGTCGAGGCTAAACGTCGCGGTGGAGCCCGTTATGTGAGCTTCGAGCCTTCCATGCACGAGCGGGCGGCGCGCCGGGCGCAGATGGAAAACGACCTGCGTCGCGCGATCGTCAATCAGGAGTTGTTTGTCGTTTATCAACCGGTAGTCATGCTGGCATCGACCGTCGATCGGTCGTCTTTTCCGCCGCACGCCGCTGCTGTCGAAGCACTGGTGCGGTGGCGTCACCCGGTCCGGGGCGTCGTGCCGCCGGTAGAGTTCATCGGCGTGGCGGAGGAATGCGGCTTGATCGGCGCGTTGGGTGAATTCGTGCTGGACACCGCGTGCCGTCAGTTCGTCGCATGGAAGAGAGAGCTGGGGCGGCTCGCGCCCCGCTTGCTGGCGGTCAACCTGTCTCGCGCACAGTTGAACGAGGAAGGATTTGTCGCCTATGTTTCTCGCACGTTGCGGGAGAGCGGCATGGCCCCTGCCGAGCTTCAACTCGAAGTGACGGAGAGCCTCGCTGCGCAGGATGAATCCGTTCAGGCCACGTTGCGGCAGCTTCAGTTGCTCGGACTGACCTTGGCGCTCGACGACTTCGGAACGGGCTATTCTTCGCTGTCGAGCCTGCATCAGCTACCCGTCGCGACGGTCAAGATCGATCGATCGTTTGTCAGTCAGGCAGAGCAGAGCGCGCATCACCGGGTATTGATCGAAGCAACCGTTCGTGTGGCGGCCAGCCTCGATATGAACACCGTTGCAGAGGGCGTCGAAACAGAGGCACAGGCATCCGTGGTTCGTTCGCTCGGCTGCGAGAAAGGCCAGGGCTATTTCTTCAGCAAGCCGCTTGTGTCCGAGGATCTCGTCGAGTGGTTGAAGAGCAATGACGCGTGA
- a CDS encoding diguanylate cyclase, with amino-acid sequence MTTVDGVCEAEHEALLSFMYMSPIGIIRSGLNGDVDMLNPVAVQLLMPVAGRMGVGNVFESLTNVAPELRNLVSSFSAERGRVCEGHRIVIAPSADRPTVLSCNIIKVNSSTLMMTLSDISRQVEAERRARQHESWLAGIYTSVNDFAFFTLDSAGRIDSWNGSVEQLTGFGADEVLGHTLDLFYAPETVDSYCSPEHISLTREEGWHIQERWCESREGRRYAAQILVAVLREDNGEIAGYSVVIRDVSERKISSDELTRLLTTDHLTGAVNRAHFFKLAEKELARARRLGKPLSCVMIDADHFKRINDTAGHQTGDLVLTQIVQKAKANLRSIDVLARLGGEEFCLMLPGTSSDEALVIAERVRATIADAKIDTGAGPVRVTVSAGIASVTDSTSSVNDLLAAADKALYAAKTAGRNRVELG; translated from the coding sequence ATGACTACCGTGGACGGCGTTTGCGAAGCGGAGCACGAGGCGCTGCTATCGTTCATGTACATGTCGCCCATCGGCATCATTCGGAGTGGCTTGAATGGCGACGTCGACATGCTCAACCCGGTCGCCGTCCAGCTGCTCATGCCGGTTGCGGGGCGCATGGGTGTGGGTAACGTCTTCGAGAGCCTGACGAACGTCGCACCGGAATTGCGCAATCTCGTGTCGAGCTTTTCGGCCGAGCGAGGTCGAGTGTGCGAAGGTCATCGAATCGTGATTGCGCCGAGCGCCGATCGTCCGACGGTACTGTCATGCAACATCATCAAGGTCAACAGCAGTACCTTGATGATGACGCTCTCCGACATTTCCCGTCAGGTCGAGGCCGAGCGCCGCGCGAGACAGCATGAATCGTGGCTCGCGGGGATCTATACGAGCGTCAACGATTTCGCCTTCTTTACGCTCGACTCGGCCGGCCGTATCGACAGTTGGAACGGGTCCGTCGAGCAACTGACAGGCTTCGGCGCCGACGAGGTGCTCGGCCATACGCTGGACCTCTTTTATGCGCCCGAGACTGTCGATTCGTATTGCAGCCCCGAACACATTTCGCTGACACGCGAAGAAGGTTGGCACATTCAGGAGCGCTGGTGTGAAAGCAGAGAGGGCCGCCGCTATGCGGCGCAGATTCTGGTTGCCGTACTGCGCGAAGACAACGGCGAGATTGCGGGCTACTCGGTCGTTATACGCGACGTGTCCGAACGCAAGATTTCGAGCGACGAACTCACTCGCCTTCTGACGACCGACCACTTGACCGGCGCTGTGAATCGCGCGCATTTCTTCAAGCTCGCCGAGAAGGAGCTTGCGAGAGCGAGGCGATTGGGAAAGCCCTTGTCTTGCGTGATGATCGATGCCGATCACTTCAAGCGGATCAACGACACAGCCGGGCATCAGACGGGCGACCTCGTTCTGACGCAGATCGTTCAAAAGGCAAAAGCGAACCTGCGGTCGATCGACGTGCTGGCTCGCCTCGGCGGCGAAGAGTTTTGCCTGATGCTTCCGGGTACGTCCAGCGACGAGGCGCTTGTCATCGCGGAACGTGTGCGCGCAACCATCGCGGACGCCAAGATCGATACAGGCGCCGGCCCAGTACGGGTGACGGTGAGCGCGGGCATTGCATCCGTGACCGATTCGACGTCTTCCGTGAACGACTTGCTCGCGGCAGCGGATAAAGCACTCTATGCCGCCAAAACGGCGGGTCGGAACCGCGTGGAACTGGGTTAA
- a CDS encoding phosphonate transporter translates to MASQSTFESTFDSVLFDDLVAAGESGLDELAFGVIGFDAAYAVTHYNAVESSSAGLSATRVLGRHLFEEVAPCMNNFMVAQRFEDEAELDEVVPYVLTLRMRPTPVQLRLMKSGRSGTRFLLVQRQSSK, encoded by the coding sequence ATGGCTAGCCAGTCTACCTTTGAGAGTACTTTCGATTCTGTGTTATTCGACGACCTCGTTGCAGCCGGTGAATCCGGGCTCGATGAACTCGCGTTCGGGGTCATCGGGTTCGACGCGGCGTATGCCGTGACTCATTACAACGCTGTCGAGTCATCGAGCGCCGGGCTGAGTGCCACGCGCGTTCTCGGCAGGCATCTGTTCGAAGAAGTGGCGCCGTGCATGAACAACTTCATGGTGGCCCAACGGTTCGAAGACGAAGCTGAACTGGACGAAGTAGTGCCGTACGTCCTGACGCTGCGCATGAGGCCGACACCGGTCCAACTGAGGCTCATGAAGTCCGGTCGCAGCGGAACGCGTTTCTTGCTCGTGCAACGTCAGAGCAGCAAGTGA